One window of the Alicyclobacillus vulcanalis genome contains the following:
- the ftsE gene encoding cell division ATP-binding protein FtsE has translation MIEMQDVWKEYPNGTQALNGISVRIQKGEFVYIVGPSGAGKSTFIKLMYREERPTRGHIFINGFNIEKLKDRKIPLLRRTIGVVFQDFKLLPKLTAAENVAFALEVIGAPPKYIRKRVKEVLEQVGLEDKMNMYPHQLSGGEQQRVAVARSLANNPAVVIADEPTGNLDPETSWDVMRLFQRINDLGTTIVMATHNREIVNTMRRRVIAIENGVIVRDEEKGYYGYDD, from the coding sequence GTGATTGAAATGCAGGACGTCTGGAAGGAGTATCCCAACGGGACCCAGGCCCTGAACGGCATTTCGGTTCGCATTCAGAAGGGTGAATTCGTCTACATCGTCGGTCCGAGTGGCGCCGGGAAGTCCACCTTTATCAAGCTCATGTATCGCGAGGAACGACCCACGCGGGGCCACATCTTTATCAATGGCTTTAACATTGAAAAGTTGAAGGATCGCAAAATCCCCTTGTTGCGCCGAACCATCGGCGTAGTCTTTCAGGATTTTAAGTTGCTTCCAAAGCTCACGGCAGCGGAAAACGTGGCGTTCGCGCTGGAGGTTATCGGTGCGCCGCCGAAGTACATCCGCAAACGGGTCAAAGAAGTGCTCGAGCAGGTGGGCCTGGAAGACAAGATGAACATGTATCCTCACCAGTTGTCGGGCGGCGAACAGCAACGCGTGGCCGTTGCGAGATCGCTCGCCAACAATCCAGCGGTTGTCATCGCGGACGAGCCCACGGGCAATCTGGACCCAGAGACATCGTGGGACGTGATGCGCCTTTTTCAGCGGATCAACGATCTCGGCACCACGATCGTGATGGCGACGCATAACCGCGAAATCGTCAACACCATGCGCAGGCGCGTTATCGCGATTGAGAACGGCGTGATCGTGCGAGACGAGGAGAAAGGGTATTACGGCTATGATGACTAG
- the uvrB gene encoding excinuclease ABC subunit UvrB has protein sequence MSALPGKFELVTDMKPQGDQPQAIEALVDGVESGLRHQTLLGVTGSGKTFTMANIIAEVNRPTLVIAHNKTLAAQLAAEFRAFFPNNAVEYFVSYYDYYQPEAYIPSTDTYIEKDAKINDEIDKLRHSATAAILERNDVLVVASVSAIYGLGNPAEYRQHVLSLRVGATMDRNQMLRKLVDMQYTRNDVNFTRGTFRVRGDVVEIFPASRDENAIRVELFGDEIDRISEINVLTGEVVARRAHFSVFPASHYVTSRERLERAIERIRAELDERLAELRAQGKLLEAQRLEQRTQYDIEMMLEMGFCSGIENYSRHLEGREAGEPPYTLLDYFPPGFLTFIDESHVTIPQLRGMYNGDRSRKLTLIEHGFRLPSAADNRPLKFEEFERAVGQCIYVSATPGPYEQKHQQRLAEQIIRPTGLVDPEIHVRPIKGQIDDLVGEIRERIRRDERVLVTTLTKKMAEDLTDYLKELGIKVRYLHSDIKTIERMVILRDLRRGVFDVLVGINLLREGLDLPEVSLVAILDADKEGFLRSHTSLIQTIGRAARNANGTVIMYADTITESMRIAIEETERRRQKQIAYNQEHGITPQTIRKAVRDVIESTKVAESEEDYVAVAEQAQRLSGRERKELIAKLEEEMKAAAKALEFERAAELRDMIMELMDAS, from the coding sequence ATGTCCGCGCTACCCGGAAAGTTTGAGCTTGTGACGGATATGAAGCCTCAGGGCGACCAGCCTCAGGCGATCGAGGCACTCGTCGACGGGGTGGAAAGCGGCCTCCGCCATCAGACGCTGCTTGGCGTGACGGGATCGGGCAAGACGTTCACCATGGCCAACATCATCGCGGAGGTCAATCGTCCGACCCTGGTCATTGCGCATAACAAGACGCTGGCGGCTCAGCTGGCCGCAGAGTTTCGCGCCTTTTTTCCCAACAATGCGGTTGAGTATTTCGTGAGCTACTACGATTATTATCAGCCGGAGGCGTACATTCCGTCGACGGACACCTATATTGAAAAGGACGCGAAGATTAACGACGAGATCGACAAGCTGCGCCACTCTGCGACGGCGGCCATCTTGGAGCGCAACGATGTGCTGGTGGTGGCGAGCGTGTCCGCCATCTACGGCCTCGGCAATCCCGCCGAGTACCGCCAACACGTCTTGTCGCTGCGGGTGGGCGCGACGATGGACCGCAATCAGATGCTGCGCAAGCTCGTCGATATGCAATACACCCGTAACGACGTCAACTTCACGCGCGGCACGTTCCGCGTGCGCGGAGATGTGGTGGAGATTTTTCCGGCCTCGCGGGACGAAAACGCCATCCGCGTCGAGTTGTTCGGCGACGAGATCGACCGGATTTCGGAGATCAACGTCCTGACAGGGGAAGTGGTGGCACGAAGAGCCCACTTCAGCGTGTTCCCTGCGTCGCACTATGTCACCTCGCGCGAGCGCCTGGAGAGGGCCATCGAGCGCATTCGCGCGGAGCTGGACGAACGGCTTGCGGAGCTGCGGGCTCAGGGGAAGCTGTTGGAGGCACAGCGGCTGGAGCAGCGCACGCAATACGACATCGAGATGATGCTCGAAATGGGCTTTTGCTCGGGCATCGAGAACTACTCGCGACATCTCGAAGGCCGCGAAGCCGGCGAACCTCCGTACACGCTCTTGGACTACTTTCCGCCTGGCTTCTTGACGTTCATTGACGAGTCCCACGTCACCATTCCCCAGTTGCGCGGCATGTATAACGGCGATCGCAGCCGGAAACTGACGCTGATCGAGCACGGCTTTCGCTTGCCCTCGGCGGCCGACAACCGCCCGCTCAAGTTCGAGGAGTTTGAAAGGGCGGTGGGCCAATGTATTTACGTGAGTGCCACGCCGGGGCCGTATGAACAGAAGCACCAGCAGCGGCTTGCGGAGCAGATCATCCGGCCGACGGGCCTGGTGGATCCCGAGATTCACGTCAGGCCCATCAAAGGGCAGATCGACGACTTGGTCGGTGAGATTCGGGAGCGCATTCGCCGCGACGAACGCGTGCTGGTGACGACGTTGACGAAAAAGATGGCCGAGGACCTGACGGACTATCTCAAGGAGCTCGGCATCAAGGTGCGGTACCTGCACTCTGACATCAAAACCATCGAGCGCATGGTCATTTTGCGAGATCTGCGCCGCGGCGTGTTTGATGTGCTGGTCGGCATCAACCTTCTGCGCGAAGGACTGGACCTGCCTGAAGTCTCGCTGGTGGCCATCCTGGATGCGGACAAGGAGGGCTTCCTGCGGTCGCACACGTCGCTCATCCAGACCATCGGCCGGGCGGCGCGAAACGCGAACGGCACCGTCATCATGTACGCGGACACCATCACGGAGTCGATGCGGATCGCCATCGAAGAGACGGAGCGCAGGCGCCAGAAGCAGATCGCCTACAACCAGGAGCACGGCATTACACCGCAGACCATCCGAAAAGCGGTGCGCGACGTCATCGAGTCGACCAAGGTGGCCGAGTCGGAGGAGGACTACGTGGCGGTGGCTGAGCAGGCCCAACGGCTATCGGGCCGCGAGCGCAAGGAGCTTATCGCCAAGTTGGAAGAGGAAATGAAGGCGGCCGCCAAAGCGCTGGAGTTCGAACGGGCCGCGGAGTTGCGCGATATGATTATGGAACTCATGGACGCGTCGTGA
- the ftsX gene encoding permease-like cell division protein FtsX: protein MMTRWIRHVREGIKNVVRNGWMSFAALSAVVVTLAVLGFSLILTFNVQQMSNSVTGQLEFSAFLNVNASEQQGKVVAQEIRELPGVASVQVISKNEGLQQMKQELGQELSDVLNAFKQNPLPIQIVVKPQDPHQIDRLAKEVSEIPGVAAVRDPHKLAAAIFRTLAVVRDVGIVFVVGLIVTSMFLISNTIRMTIFHRRREIEIMKLVGATNWFIRWPFIIEGMIIGLVGSAIPVALLVYGYRSLYVKAKGVFSGLAFPLVQASQIEVKLAVILIAMGLLIGMWGGVITVRRFLRV, encoded by the coding sequence ATGATGACTAGGTGGATTCGGCACGTACGCGAAGGTATCAAGAATGTCGTGCGCAACGGGTGGATGTCGTTTGCGGCCCTCAGCGCCGTGGTTGTAACCTTAGCCGTGCTCGGTTTCTCACTGATTCTCACGTTCAACGTGCAACAGATGTCGAACAGTGTCACGGGACAGCTGGAGTTCAGTGCGTTCCTCAATGTGAACGCGTCAGAGCAACAGGGCAAAGTGGTGGCGCAGGAGATTCGCGAGCTTCCGGGTGTGGCGTCCGTACAGGTGATCTCGAAAAATGAAGGGCTGCAGCAAATGAAGCAGGAGTTGGGGCAGGAACTGAGCGACGTGCTGAACGCGTTCAAGCAAAATCCGTTGCCCATCCAAATTGTTGTCAAGCCGCAGGACCCACATCAGATTGACCGGCTCGCGAAGGAGGTCAGTGAAATCCCAGGTGTCGCGGCTGTGCGTGATCCTCACAAGCTCGCCGCGGCCATCTTCCGCACGCTGGCCGTCGTGAGAGACGTGGGCATCGTGTTCGTGGTGGGGCTGATTGTGACGTCGATGTTCCTCATCTCGAACACGATTCGAATGACCATCTTTCACCGGCGGCGCGAGATCGAAATTATGAAACTCGTGGGCGCCACAAACTGGTTCATCCGTTGGCCGTTCATCATCGAGGGGATGATCATTGGCCTGGTGGGCAGTGCAATCCCCGTGGCGCTTCTCGTGTATGGGTACCGCTCGCTCTATGTGAAGGCCAAGGGCGTGTTCAGCGGGCTCGCGTTCCCGCTGGTCCAGGCGAGTCAGATTGAGGTGAAGCTCGCGGTCATCCTGATCGCCATGGGGCTTCTGATCGGCATGTGGGGAGGCGTCATCACGGTTCGGCGCTTTCTACGCGTGTAA
- a CDS encoding flagellar motor protein yields MDLATVLGLLLGIGGLLGGYILDKGSIAALIQPSAMMIVFGGTLGATMLSSPLKVFLSLPKYLRIAFFAPKRDPRAQIDQLVDLAVMARREGILALEDHVNSFDDAFMRNGVRLIVDGIDPELVKDMLQTELAHIEERHEVGINMFEAAGGFAPTMGIIGTVMGLVHVLGSLSDVSTLGPEIATAFIATLYGVASANIFWLPVANKLRARSQAEMLEREMTLEGILSIQAGENPNVLRQKLLSFLAASDRVEKKAGVQSGAAQEA; encoded by the coding sequence ATGGATCTCGCAACGGTACTCGGATTGCTGCTCGGCATCGGCGGACTCCTCGGGGGGTACATCCTCGACAAGGGAAGCATCGCTGCACTTATCCAGCCTTCGGCGATGATGATCGTTTTTGGCGGCACGCTCGGTGCGACGATGCTATCGAGTCCGTTAAAGGTGTTTCTGTCGTTGCCGAAGTACCTGCGAATCGCCTTCTTTGCGCCGAAGCGTGACCCGCGTGCGCAGATCGACCAACTGGTCGATCTCGCCGTGATGGCCCGCCGCGAAGGGATTCTCGCGCTGGAGGACCACGTCAACTCGTTCGACGACGCGTTTATGCGCAACGGCGTGCGGCTCATCGTCGACGGGATCGACCCAGAGCTGGTCAAGGATATGCTGCAGACCGAACTCGCCCACATTGAGGAACGCCACGAGGTCGGCATCAACATGTTCGAGGCGGCGGGCGGGTTTGCTCCGACCATGGGTATCATTGGCACGGTCATGGGGCTGGTACACGTGCTCGGGAGCCTGAGTGACGTCAGCACGCTTGGGCCCGAGATCGCCACAGCGTTCATCGCCACGCTGTACGGCGTCGCGAGCGCGAACATCTTCTGGCTGCCCGTGGCCAACAAGCTCCGGGCGCGATCGCAGGCGGAGATGCTCGAGCGGGAGATGACGCTCGAAGGCATTCTGTCCATCCAGGCGGGCGAGAACCCGAACGTGCTGCGGCAAAAGCTGCTCTCGTTCTTGGCAGCGTCCGATCGCGTCGAGAAGAAGGCGGGTGTGCAGAGTGGAGCGGCGCAAGAAGCCTAA
- the menC gene encoding o-succinylbenzoate synthase, translating to MIRTCILYRLSLPLKIPMRTAHGDVREKQAILVQLVDCDGIEGWAECVALPEPTYTEECTDTAWTVLVHHLVPRLARWVRSLGRDIDPQHVYESFRDVRGNAMSVAALEMALWDWYAARTNQPLAKLLGAARDRVEVGATIGIMDSDDALIQSVDAAVEQGFRRIKLKIAPGRDRDMIEAVRRRYPDLPMAVDANGSYAQTDAPLLQALDAYHLQFIEQPFPDDDWFDLAELQASLQTPLCLDESVRSAREVKLAVRLGAGRVLNLKAGRLGGFGRLLRVLRASTLAGMSAWVGGMYETGVGRAHGLIAAALPGMRYPTDLGPADRYFEEDVLREPISFAEPGTIRVPDWAGLSDHVDRDAVERFCTATWKASFADF from the coding sequence ATGATCCGCACTTGCATCTTGTATCGCCTATCCCTTCCACTCAAAATTCCGATGCGCACCGCCCATGGAGACGTCCGCGAGAAGCAGGCCATCCTCGTCCAACTTGTGGATTGTGACGGGATCGAAGGCTGGGCGGAATGTGTGGCGCTCCCGGAACCCACGTATACGGAAGAATGTACAGACACGGCTTGGACCGTGCTTGTCCATCATCTCGTACCGCGCTTGGCGAGGTGGGTTCGGTCGCTTGGCCGTGACATCGATCCGCAACACGTGTACGAATCATTTCGCGACGTCCGCGGCAACGCCATGAGCGTCGCCGCACTGGAAATGGCACTTTGGGACTGGTACGCCGCACGCACGAATCAGCCGCTCGCGAAGCTGCTCGGTGCCGCGCGCGACCGCGTGGAGGTGGGCGCGACCATCGGAATCATGGATTCGGATGATGCGCTCATTCAATCCGTCGATGCGGCTGTGGAGCAAGGATTCCGACGAATCAAGCTCAAGATTGCGCCGGGACGCGATCGCGACATGATTGAAGCGGTGCGAAGGCGGTATCCAGACCTGCCCATGGCTGTGGATGCAAACGGCAGCTACGCTCAAACGGATGCGCCACTTCTGCAGGCGTTGGACGCGTATCATCTTCAGTTTATCGAGCAGCCGTTTCCGGACGACGACTGGTTCGATCTCGCCGAACTGCAGGCTTCGCTCCAGACGCCCCTTTGCCTGGACGAAAGCGTCCGCTCCGCGCGCGAGGTGAAACTCGCTGTACGGCTGGGTGCGGGGCGCGTCTTGAATTTGAAGGCAGGTCGGCTCGGCGGCTTCGGCAGGCTGCTTCGCGTCCTGCGTGCGTCGACCTTGGCTGGAATGAGCGCCTGGGTGGGAGGCATGTACGAGACCGGCGTCGGCCGGGCGCACGGGCTCATCGCGGCGGCGCTCCCTGGCATGCGGTATCCCACGGATCTCGGACCTGCAGACCGGTACTTTGAAGAGGACGTGCTCCGCGAACCCATCTCCTTCGCGGAACCCGGGACCATCCGCGTGCCAGACTGGGCTGGGCTGTCGGATCACGTCGATCGCGACGCCGTCGAGCGCTTCTGCACGGCTACCTGGAAAGCATCTTTTGCGGACTTCTGA
- a CDS encoding zinc metalloprotease produces MHVMANGWWALVGLLILSFVLNPYHYLATGFVIWDLVRNVRRERMWFGVRVTRIGKTLLLRYARACAVGLVASLALLAAGVEVTWPSVVYVCVVSILLGVIRSRLAAAPIAIAVSVVLSSLLRLYHGAIPGNWAPLWQAVAEMPRASWLAVGAAAVLAEAVLSLWGIRDAILPALVTSRRGRRMGAMKLQLGYVVPVAVWIQPFARPHLAFSPGWHPWHIAAGQPLAWFAIPLALGWHALLTSVKVERALHYLRWLDVARGVILIAGFVGARMWRAESALYAAVALVALTEIYRFALARMDRNREPRFAPDSGGLRVLYVIRGSLAERLGIKPGELISHVNQAPVRTEYDFHFALEQNPAYARFQLTDDRGEPRLVSSPVYEGERHHLGIIFVLPGDEPVLRLKRPFGFLETLYLRVQGDVRRGSPSSRS; encoded by the coding sequence ATGCATGTGATGGCGAATGGCTGGTGGGCGTTGGTCGGCCTTTTGATCCTCAGCTTCGTGCTCAACCCGTATCACTATCTTGCGACAGGTTTCGTCATTTGGGACCTAGTGCGAAACGTGCGGCGAGAGCGCATGTGGTTTGGCGTTCGCGTCACGCGGATCGGCAAGACGCTGTTGCTGCGCTACGCCAGGGCATGCGCCGTGGGACTTGTGGCGAGCCTCGCGTTACTTGCGGCGGGTGTGGAGGTCACTTGGCCGTCCGTCGTGTATGTGTGTGTCGTGTCGATTTTGCTCGGCGTGATCCGATCTCGCCTGGCCGCCGCCCCCATCGCCATCGCCGTCTCGGTCGTGTTGTCGTCGCTCTTGCGCCTCTATCACGGGGCGATTCCCGGCAATTGGGCGCCTCTTTGGCAGGCCGTGGCGGAGATGCCTCGGGCGAGTTGGCTCGCCGTGGGTGCCGCCGCGGTTTTGGCGGAGGCGGTTCTGAGCCTGTGGGGAATCCGCGACGCCATTCTCCCTGCCCTCGTGACGTCCCGGCGAGGTCGCCGGATGGGTGCGATGAAGCTGCAGTTGGGTTACGTCGTCCCCGTCGCGGTTTGGATCCAACCCTTCGCCCGGCCGCATCTCGCGTTCTCGCCCGGGTGGCATCCTTGGCACATCGCGGCGGGGCAGCCGTTAGCGTGGTTTGCGATACCACTTGCTTTAGGATGGCATGCCCTATTGACGTCGGTCAAAGTGGAGCGCGCTTTGCACTACTTGCGGTGGCTTGACGTCGCGCGCGGTGTCATCTTGATCGCAGGCTTCGTGGGCGCCCGGATGTGGCGGGCGGAGAGCGCGCTCTACGCGGCCGTCGCCCTCGTCGCGCTGACCGAGATCTACAGGTTCGCGCTGGCGCGCATGGACCGGAATCGCGAGCCCCGCTTTGCGCCGGATTCTGGGGGGCTTCGCGTGCTGTACGTCATCCGCGGTTCGCTCGCGGAGCGGCTCGGCATCAAGCCAGGAGAACTGATTAGCCACGTCAATCAGGCGCCTGTGCGCACGGAGTACGACTTTCACTTCGCGCTGGAACAAAATCCGGCCTACGCCCGCTTTCAGCTGACGGACGATCGCGGCGAGCCCCGGCTGGTGTCGAGCCCCGTTTACGAGGGAGAACGGCATCATCTCGGCATCATCTTTGTTCTTCCAGGAGACGAGCCTGTGCTCAGGTTGAAGCGTCCGTTCGGATTTCTCGAAACGCTCTATCTGCGCGTGCAGGGCGACGTCAGGCGCGGTTCTCCATCTTCTCGTTCGTAG
- a CDS encoding flagellar motor protein MotB, producing the protein MERRKKPKHKQNHERWLVTYSDLITLLLVFFVVMFAMSTIDKTRFATLAESLYQALHPGQQVPINLGTSALLESGDQNNGQQFPDNLQNPNSPTNSTTSQNQQANENLADAKQLDLLYREIQQYIANHHLSGEVQVVDEARGVQITMRDVALFNTGQAVLLPKARAIIQGLIPFFKQISNDIVVEGYTDTQPINTPIYPSNWELSAARAMSVVRFLADHGINPTRLAGMGYGQYHPVASNATPAGRQANRRVNIVVLRKAYAPGTAPALPTN; encoded by the coding sequence GTGGAGCGGCGCAAGAAGCCTAAGCATAAGCAAAACCACGAGCGGTGGCTGGTGACGTACTCCGACCTCATTACGCTCCTGCTCGTGTTTTTCGTCGTCATGTTCGCCATGTCGACCATTGACAAGACGCGCTTCGCCACGCTCGCGGAGTCTCTGTATCAGGCGCTGCACCCCGGACAGCAGGTGCCCATCAACCTGGGCACATCGGCGCTGCTCGAGAGCGGCGATCAGAACAACGGCCAGCAGTTCCCGGATAACCTGCAGAATCCCAACAGTCCCACCAACTCGACGACGTCTCAGAATCAGCAGGCGAATGAGAACCTCGCCGACGCGAAGCAGCTGGACCTACTTTACAGGGAGATTCAACAGTACATCGCCAATCATCACCTGTCCGGCGAAGTACAGGTCGTCGATGAGGCGCGCGGCGTCCAGATCACGATGCGCGACGTGGCGCTTTTCAACACGGGCCAAGCGGTGCTTTTGCCCAAGGCGAGAGCCATCATTCAAGGGTTGATCCCGTTTTTCAAGCAGATCTCGAACGACATTGTCGTCGAGGGCTACACGGACACGCAGCCCATCAACACGCCCATCTATCCGTCGAACTGGGAGCTTTCCGCAGCGCGCGCGATGAGCGTCGTTCGGTTCTTGGCCGATCACGGCATCAATCCCACGCGCTTAGCCGGCATGGGCTACGGTCAGTATCACCCAGTGGCGTCGAACGCCACGCCGGCGGGCCGACAGGCGAATCGGCGCGTGAATATCGTCGTCTTGCGCAAAGCGTATGCTCCGGGCACCGCTCCGGCTCTGCCCACCAACTGA